One segment of Solanum stenotomum isolate F172 chromosome 1, ASM1918654v1, whole genome shotgun sequence DNA contains the following:
- the LOC125853285 gene encoding uncharacterized protein LOC125853285 — protein sequence METSEDPNKLSSTLADPTTQPLLSKPYPVDDSITPHHYPGQSSLDPDDQTQFLQISYNFGPRPLKDLPFLILFVLLVLCTFGFGIFASVHRNPHHSQISSFTYNFTSSSCSLESSTFESSSDFFSLYSSDSSFLKSLIWTLVVTLILSIPFMLFVLFLLKRYTKQIVYASLPFFVIVPVFLDIYWFVACTVNSKCSEDFPLAYRILVVVFVLLLIGLLVWIFVANWHRIELTIKIIGVASSALSSNLGLFGVLPSLTLGLLAYYAPIVVFLVFARLNGEVVPKEKHGEYYCIWKQDSWVPAYYTFAILTMLWSATAMIEAHVYVISGTIAQWYFSKDESGPKRSMRSALRNAFGPSSGTVCFSGLLIAVVRIVRSMVDNAKHEDSGIVNLILRFCANTLLSAVEFVNKFTINFAAITGEAYCTSAKMTYELLKRNLLSPVFVETVSTRLLAGIIFVLSTIYAILVFVVVRAASDLDVESYLIAVLAWLLLMVVLGFFVFVLDNVIDTVYVCYAIDRDRGEVCKQEVHDVYVHLPISRSHSSASYGARSPLLV from the exons ATGGAAACCAGTGAAGACCCAAACAAGCTTTCTTCTACTCTTGCTGACCCAACCACACAACCCCTTCTCTCCAAACCCTACCCTGTTGATGATTCTATAACACCCCATCACTACCCTGGACAATCTTCTTTAGACCCAGATGACCAAACTCAGTTCCTTCAGATCTCTTACAATTTTGGACCTCGACCCTTAAAGGACCTTCCTTTTCTTATCctttttgttcttcttgttCTTTGCACTTTTGGTTTTGGTATCTTTGCTTCTGTTCATAGAAATCCTCATCACTCTCAAATTTCATCTTTTACCTACAATTTCACCTCATCTTCTTGTAGTCTTGAGAGTTCTACCTTTGAGAGTTCTAGTGACTTTTTTTCACTTTACTCATCTGATTCTAGTTTCTTGAAGAGTTTGATATGGACCCTTGTAGTTACTTTAATTCTAAGCATACCCTTTATGCTTTTTGTGCTTTTCTTGCTCAAGCGCTATACAAAGCAGATAGTTTATGCTTCACTTCCCTTTTTTGTAATTGTCCCTGTTTTTCTTGACATCTACTGGTTTGTTGCTTGTACTGTGAACTCCAAATGTAGTGAGGATTTCCCTTTGGCTTATAGAATTCTGGTGGTTGTTTTCGTGTTGTTGTTAATTGGGCTACTTGTTTGGATTTTCGTAGCGAATTGGCATAGGATTGAGTTGACTATTAAGATTATTGGGGTTGCTTCTTCTGCCCTTTCAAGTAATTTGGGATTGTTTGGAGTGCTTCCATCATTGACTTTGGGGCTGTTAGCTTATTATGCACCCATTGTTGTTTTCTTGGTGTTTGCTAGGCTTAATGGAGAAGTGGTACCCAAGGAAAAACATGGGGAGTATTATTGTATATGGAAACAGGATAGCTGGGTTCCTGCTTATTATACATTTGCAATCCTAACAATGCTTTGGTCTGCCACAGCAATGATTGAGGCACATGTTTATGTCATAAGTGGAACAATTGCACAATGGTACTTCTCCAAGGATGAATCAGGTCCCAAAAGGTCTATGAGAAGTGCTTTGAG AAATGCATTTGGTCCATCCTCGGGCACAGTATGTTTCTCTGGGTTACTGATTGCTGTGGTTCGTATTGTTCGTTCCATGGTTGATAATGCAAAACACGAAGATTCTGGAATTGTGAACCTTATATTGCGATTTTGTGCCAATACCTTGCTGTCAGCGGTTGAGTTTGTGAATAAATTCACCATAAACTTTGCTGCTATAACTGGTGAAGCATACTGCACTTCTGCTAAGATGACATATGAACTTCTAAAGCGCAATCTTCTCTCCCCAGTGTTTGTGGAGACTGTCTCCACTCGCTTACTGGCTGGAATAATCTTTGTTCTCTCAACAATATATGCAATATTG GTTTTTGTTGTGGTAAGAGCTGCTAGTGATCTTGATGTCGAATCATACCTTATTGCTGTTCTGGCATGGCTGCTGCTGATGGTGGTTCTTGGTTTCTTCGTCTTTGTTTTGGATAACGTCATAGACACAGTATATGTTTGTTATGCGATTGATAGAGACAGAGGAGAGGTATGTAAACAGGAGGTTCATGATGTTTATGTGCACCTTCCTATCAGTAGGAGTCATAGTTCTGCCTCTTACGGTGCCAGAAGTCCCCTTCTTGTATAA